The following is a genomic window from Ancylomarina subtilis.
GTTGTTGTCTTTAAGGGCTTCAAATATATCCGACATAGCCAATCCCATACTCCTGAGTTTGTCAGGATTTATTGAGACCTCATATTGTTTTCCCCTGCCACCAAAAGAGTTAACCTCCACAACACCAGGCAACATAGCCATTTGACGCTTTATAATCCATTCCTGCATGGTTCGAAGTTCCATATCATCATAAACGGTATCAAAACCAGGCTGCACTTCAAGCGTGTATTGATATATTTCGCCTAATCCAGTACTGATAGGAGCCATAAATGGTTCTCCAAAACCTTCGGGAATTTTTTCTTTCACCTCGGTTAATGCTTCACTAACCAATTGTCGTGGAAGATATGTCCCTGCACTTTCTTTAAAAACGATAGTTACAACCGAAAGCCCAAATCTAGAAACACTACGTATTTCTGTAACATCAGGCAGGTTTGCTACTGCCAACTCAACCTGATAGGTAACAAATTGTTCAATGTCTTCTGTGCCTAAATTGGGCGCAGTTGTGATGACCAATACCTGATTGTTTGTTATATCGGGCATAGCATCAAGTGGCACTTTGTTCATGGAATATATTCCACCTAAAATCAGACCAATAGTCATCAGCCATATTAGTGCCTTATTCTTTATTGAAAAAGATATTATTTTGTTTATCATTTGATTTCTTTAAGTTTTTGTTGTGAATATGGTTAATGATAAGGCATTTACCTATATGATATTAACCATAAAAAAAACTGTTATACACGCTGTTTCATATCAAGAAAATGATACGTGAGCGTGTTGCTCAATTATTAAGAAAGTATAAATGAATTATATTTTGGGTGGTTGCCAGATAGAGGCAACAGGGCTTGGGAATGTAAATTCTTTATATTTAATATCTAAAGTAATTTCTACTAAATTGATAAAAGAAATATTAAACAATGAGGGAAAAGATAGGGTTTGGCAACATTGACAAAAACAAAATGGGGAACATAAATCAACATCATTTGTCTGATTTGGGCTTTGTTTTGACAATTCAAAGGAAGCAGAATTTGTATCGGCAGTAATATTATCATTGCAAGTCATGGCTGTTAAAACCATTACATACACTGATAATATTACTGCTATATATTTCATTTGCAAATTCATCATTTCTTTAAAGTACAATGATAAAGATACACTAAAGTTCATGCAACTGGGTTGCAAAGTTAAACCTTGCAGTTCGAACAAATACCTTTAATAACAAAATTTGCATTGGAAAACTCAAATCCATCTGGTAAATCAGGTTGCGGTATAGGTGAATCTTTGAGACAATAAGTTTTCCCACATTTATTGCATGAAAAATGTATATGTAAATATTCAGGTTCACAGGTGCAAAAATCTTCGCAAAGCGCATATTTTCGGGAACCAGTACCGTCTTCAATCGAATGAATAAGTTGGTTTTCTTGAAATGTCTTTAGAGTTCTATACAAAGTTGCCCTATCAGCATTTTCAAATTTTTGTTCTAATTCGGGCAGGCTGATTGCTGTTTTTTCTTCAATCAAAATCTGTAAAACTAACTGTCGCATGGCAGTTGGTTTAATGTTCTTTGATTTGAATTTGCGGTCTAATTCCTTTTTCATCCTATCCAATATTAAATTGTAGGTAATAACTCAAAGATAACAATTCATCATAGGTGCTGCAATGTCGCTTGAGTTTCATTTTATTTTTTGAAGGGAATAAAATAACTTTCTCCAAGCTTCCACTATATTATCATAAGAATTTTCTTTTTTCGCCTTGATCCTAAAACGAATATTTATATTCTATTATTGATATTATTTCTTATTTAAGTTCTGAAAAAGTAAATACACAAAGGAAATTTCCAGGTATATGTTCACCAATTATCCATTATTTCCTATATCCTCATACACAATTACACAATTACACAATTACACAATTACACAATTACACAATTACACAAAATTAAAATTTCCAATTAAAAATAACACTATCAAATCTGTCAAGTTTACGTAATTAAATTTCATGATTAAAACTTAAGCTGACCAGTTCGAATGCATCTCTATTCTTACACTGTTCTGCGATTAGCCTAATTATACGATGGCACACCTTAGTAAGATTGTCAGGATAGGCTTGTTCATAAACGATCTTATGCAGGATGTTACAAAAGCCCTCTCTCCTATTCCTTCTACTTCTAGTTAAGATGTTTTGATATAGTGGTGGTAAAGTATCGACGAGCTGATGATTAGCGCTGAGCATTTCTTTTGCGATGTCGTTGGCGTAGACCATAAAAGTATTTAGGACTGGTGAGAAGCGTCGGAAGTCTTTTTCCTGAGAATAGGACTGAACTAGCTTCTTAGGTGAATCTGACATGAAGTATCGAGGGTGCTTGATCACTGTCTCGATGGCTTCGAACAGGGCCACCTTTCTCTCGAGTTCGAACTTGAGGTCTAAAAGATCTTTGAGCTCGAGTTGTGCTTGATCCAGGATTCGGATGAGGCCTGGAGATAATAAAGATTCGTTTTCTAAAAAGAAACCTATCAGGATATTAATTTGCTTGGATAGGTTGTCGAGGTAAGTTTTTATTGTTTGCATAACGAAAGAATTACGAATTAATAATTACGAATGACGGCTAATAATTATGAGTTAGGAATTACAAATTACATTTCGACAGGCTCACCGGGTTTCGTCAAATCTTCCGATTTGGGGTTTTAAAGGGAAATGCTGCTGCGGCAGCATTCCCTTTAAAACCCTTCTTTTATCGGGTCCACTTTTTTCCTTGCCTGGATATGCTTTTTCAGACTGGGTTTTGTGCGCAAACAGATGTATGAGCTAATGGCGTTGGAAAGCTGGATTTTGACCTGGTTGTTGTGAATGACCAGTTGCCAGGCTTCCTCATCGCCATAAATGCGACAAAACTCGAGTTCCTCGATTGGCAAGAGCAAGGGTTTAAATCGATGTTTCATCTTTATAAAGCCTGCATCCCATGCTTTTTGTCGGTAACGGACAATGGTGGATTTACCTAAATTCAGAACCTTAGCCAGATAATCTGCTGGAAGATCACGGTAGCGACAATTCGAAGTGGTACGCCCTTGTTTTCGTGCCGACTGCCTTGCTATCCTATCTTTGTAATGAAGGTAATAGGTGACCACCGCTGCATAGATGAATGGGCGGAAGTTATTGAAATTCTGCTGCTCGTATATGGCACCGGTAGCAGATTGAAAATTGAGTTTTTTAGCCAGAACTAAATAGCTCACGACTCTTACAGATTCGCGTTTGGAATTCATTATCACCCAGCCATTCTTCAACAACCATGCGAGATTGGACAGAAGTGTTTTCGGTGACTTTATTTCTAGTGCCAAGCGTGTTTTTTCTCTTTGATCCTCATCCCAGAAGACATAACCCGAGCCCTGGCTTTTCAAGTACAAGAAAAGTCGTAGTGGATTGACCTTCCTGTTGGAAAGGGCAAAGACTAAGAGTTCTATGGGGATGTTCATAGTTTGCATAGCAAACGATTTGAAATTATGAATTAGGAATTGCACTTCGTCCTTCGGCAGGCTCA
Proteins encoded in this region:
- a CDS encoding DUF6660 family protein; its protein translation is MNFSVSLSLYFKEMMNLQMKYIAVILSVYVMVLTAMTCNDNITADTNSASFELSKQSPNQTNDVDLCSPFCFCQCCQTLSFPSLFNISFINLVEITLDIKYKEFTFPSPVASIWQPPKI
- a CDS encoding Fur family transcriptional regulator, translating into MKKELDRKFKSKNIKPTAMRQLVLQILIEEKTAISLPELEQKFENADRATLYRTLKTFQENQLIHSIEDGTGSRKYALCEDFCTCEPEYLHIHFSCNKCGKTYCLKDSPIPQPDLPDGFEFSNANFVIKGICSNCKV